The following nucleotide sequence is from Roseivirga sp. BDSF3-8.
TTCTTCCTGCACTTACCGGACCTGTCTGTCACGAACCCGGAGGCGGAGTATGAAGAGGCTCCTAACCCTAAAAAGACTTTTGAAAGACTCTCATAAAAAAGGGTTCGATGCTCCCATCGAACCCAAGGTCAAAAACTCAAAATAATTTGGACTAAAAACTATAATCCGCAACAACAACTGCAATATAGGACAATCCGGGAAATATCAAAATGTAAAGACGGGCTGAGAGGTGCCGGGATTTAAGGCTTAGTCATCATTTTCATCGAGCCAAATGGAAGGGTCGCCAGTAGCCGCGTATAGTTCGGCCAGGGCTTTCTCTTTATCAGCCCTGATTTTTAACAGTTTTAACCTGGCCTCGATGAGCTTATTTTCGCGGCTGTTAACGAGAAAAAGGCTACTCTCACCGTTCTGAAACTTAATATTTTCCCCTCTCACCATTATTTCATAGTTATCTACGGCTTCTTCCTGTAGCAGAATGAGCTCGTCTAGGGTGAGCAGGCTGTTATATCCCATGGTAATCTCATTAATTACATCACGGCTGGTGTATGACCTTTCCAGTATGTTCTGGTCTATCTTCACTTGAGTTTCGGCGAGTTTGCCCCGGCTCTTACGCATGAAGATAGGCCACGATACGCTGGCTCCTAATTTGTAATTATTGAAGAAAAGGGGTTCTTCTCCTCCCTCAAATTCATGGTCTGAGTTGGAAAGAAGGTTATACTCGAGGTTGGCCTCGGGAAGTAACTGGTTCCGGTAAAGTCTTTTATCCAGTTCGAGCGCACTCCCTTTGAGCCTGACTTTGACCAGTTCAGGGTGGTTATCCATCGCGCTTTCCAGTAGCTGGCTAAGTATATCGGCTTCTAGGCCAGAGGGTCCTACAATCTGGGGGATCGCTTGCTGACTGAGGTATATGGGCTCACGGCTTTCGCCCCACAGGTTGAGGTTTAATTGAAGTATAGCATTAAGCAGGTCCACTGCGGCCTGACGGGTACTGATATTCCGGGTTTGCAATGCTATTTTTGCTTCTACGGAATCTATCGCAGCCTTATCGCCATTAAGGACCTGCTGCCTAACGGCTTCAAAGCGAAAGGCGGCGAGTTCCTCATTCTCAATCAGCAGGATGTATTGATTATAGGCATAGTACCAGTTCCAGTAATCTTTAGCCGCATTAAGCAGGGCTTTGGAAACAGCTTTTTGCTGTTCTGCCCGTGCCATTTCGGTATACAGTCGGGCTTGCCTGAGGGTGGTGCGTCGTTCATCGGTAATGAGGCCCTGCAATACGGATACACTAACTCCCACTGACCACAAACCTTCGTCCGGTACGTTATTTTCAGGGTTTACATAGGTTCCCTGATTTCGCTCATAGGCTACTTTTAGATCTACGGGCACATAAAGGGGTATCTTGAGGGTACTATACCAGTTATCGTAATACTCTGTGCCCTGATACTGCTTGAACAGGTAATCGCTGGTTACCTTGGGGTCAAAGTTACCTCTTGCCTGTAATAGCCTGGCTTCTGCCTGATCAGTAAGCAGATCTGCCTGACTCACTACAGGGTGATAGGCGAGTACGCGCTGAAGGTATTCCTCATAGGCGAGTGTCTCCAGTGTATCCGCGGGGGCCTGAGCCCTCAGGCCGGATACTGTCATTGTGTATATGATCAGGAAGAAGAATAGCGACCTCATGCTATTTGGTGCTTTTAGGTTCTTCTTTCTTATTTTTTACCAGATCCGGCGGGAAGCCATTAAGCTGTCTCCAAATCTCCCACCATACCGGTACTTCGCTAAGCATGATGTAGCCATATGCGCCGCTACCCTGCCTTAGCTGTTCGGGCCATTCTTCGGAGGGGGTAACAAGCACTCTATAGAGGCCATTGGTACTATTGGCATAGTCTATCATAGCTACTTCTCCTCCAAACGTACCTACGTTTAGTCCGGGCCAACCGGAGAAAACAAGTGCCGGCCATCCGTCAAATTCGATACGAACAGGAGCTCCCTGGTAAAGCAGGGGCACGTCCATGGCGCGAACATACATTTCGACAGCAAGGTCCGGGTTTTCAGGCATAATG
It contains:
- a CDS encoding TolC family protein encodes the protein MRSLFFFLIIYTMTVSGLRAQAPADTLETLAYEEYLQRVLAYHPVVSQADLLTDQAEARLLQARGNFDPKVTSDYLFKQYQGTEYYDNWYSTLKIPLYVPVDLKVAYERNQGTYVNPENNVPDEGLWSVGVSVSVLQGLITDERRTTLRQARLYTEMARAEQQKAVSKALLNAAKDYWNWYYAYNQYILLIENEELAAFRFEAVRQQVLNGDKAAIDSVEAKIALQTRNISTRQAAVDLLNAILQLNLNLWGESREPIYLSQQAIPQIVGPSGLEADILSQLLESAMDNHPELVKVRLKGSALELDKRLYRNQLLPEANLEYNLLSNSDHEFEGGEEPLFFNNYKLGASVSWPIFMRKSRGKLAETQVKIDQNILERSYTSRDVINEITMGYNSLLTLDELILLQEEAVDNYEIMVRGENIKFQNGESSLFLVNSRENKLIEARLKLLKIRADKEKALAELYAATGDPSIWLDENDD